In Geobacillus kaustophilus, a genomic segment contains:
- a CDS encoding TetR/AcrR family transcriptional regulator: MKKREVIASVKDEKLVKKRRNEMIKGAISLFKQKGFHQTTTREIAKASGFSIGTLYEYIRKKEDVLYLVCDRIYDEVRERTEQDIGAHHGTIEGLRRAIAHYFRVVDELDDEVLVMYQEVKALSKESLPYVLNKELDMAAIFEHILRACVENGALQLSESEIRLFAHNIVVLGQMWAFRRWVLRKMYTLDEYIELQTEFLLKGIMEKQRV; encoded by the coding sequence ATGAAAAAACGGGAAGTGATTGCATCGGTTAAAGACGAAAAGCTCGTGAAAAAACGGCGCAATGAGATGATCAAAGGCGCGATTTCCTTGTTTAAACAAAAAGGTTTCCACCAAACGACGACAAGAGAGATCGCCAAAGCGTCTGGCTTCAGCATCGGCACGTTGTACGAGTACATCCGCAAGAAAGAAGACGTCCTCTATCTCGTGTGCGACCGCATTTACGACGAAGTGCGGGAGCGGACGGAACAAGACATCGGCGCCCACCACGGCACGATCGAAGGGCTGAGGCGCGCCATTGCCCACTATTTCCGCGTTGTTGATGAACTCGATGATGAAGTGCTCGTCATGTACCAAGAAGTGAAAGCGCTAAGCAAAGAATCGCTGCCGTATGTGTTGAATAAAGAACTCGATATGGCGGCCATTTTCGAACATATTTTGCGCGCATGCGTTGAAAACGGGGCGCTGCAGCTTTCTGAAAGCGAAATCCGCCTGTTTGCCCACAACATCGTCGTTCTTGGACAAATGTGGGCGTTCCGCCGTTGGGTGCTTCGAAAAATGTATACACTCGATGAATATATCGAACTGCAAACTGAGTTTTTATTAAAGGGGATTATGGAGAAACAGCGAGTCTAA
- a CDS encoding acetyl-CoA C-acetyltransferase, producing MGKTVIVSGARTPFGKLGGSLQALSASELGGIAVKEALARADVSAEQVDHVILGTVLQGGQGQLPSRQAMRHAGIPWHVRTETVNKVCASGMRAVTLADQLIRLGEADVVVAGGMESMSNAPYVLPKARWGLRMGDSTVKDLMVYDGLTCSFTGVHMGVYGGNTARELGITREAQDEWAYRSHMRAIAAIEAGRLAEEIVPVTIPQRKGEPLVVERDEAPRKDTSLEALAKLPPVFDPEGTITAGNAPGVNDGAAALVLMSEECAAKEGLKPLATVVAHTAIAVEAKDFPKTPGLVINELLRKTGKTVHDIALFEVNEAFAAVALAAIQIAGLDPEKVNVNGGAVALGHPIGASGARIILTLIYELKRRGGGLGIAAICSGGGQGDAILVEV from the coding sequence ATGGGCAAAACGGTGATTGTCAGTGGGGCGCGCACCCCGTTCGGAAAATTGGGCGGTTCTTTGCAAGCGTTGTCAGCATCAGAACTCGGCGGCATTGCCGTGAAAGAAGCGCTTGCCCGCGCGGACGTGAGCGCAGAACAAGTCGATCATGTCATTTTAGGCACGGTTCTGCAAGGGGGGCAAGGGCAGCTCCCGTCACGGCAGGCGATGCGCCATGCCGGCATTCCTTGGCATGTTCGCACCGAGACGGTCAATAAAGTATGCGCATCGGGCATGCGCGCCGTGACGCTCGCGGATCAGCTCATCCGCTTAGGCGAAGCCGATGTCGTCGTCGCGGGCGGCATGGAGTCGATGAGCAACGCTCCGTATGTGTTGCCGAAAGCCCGATGGGGGCTGCGAATGGGCGACAGCACGGTGAAAGATTTAATGGTGTATGACGGCCTTACTTGCAGCTTTACGGGTGTTCATATGGGCGTTTATGGCGGGAATACAGCGCGTGAACTTGGCATTACACGCGAGGCGCAGGATGAGTGGGCGTACCGCAGCCATATGCGCGCCATTGCCGCCATCGAAGCCGGCCGGCTCGCGGAAGAGATCGTTCCGGTGACGATTCCGCAGCGCAAAGGGGAGCCGCTTGTCGTCGAACGCGACGAGGCGCCGCGCAAAGACACGTCGCTTGAAGCATTGGCGAAACTGCCGCCGGTGTTTGACCCGGAAGGGACAATCACCGCCGGCAACGCCCCGGGCGTCAACGACGGCGCCGCCGCGCTTGTTTTGATGAGCGAGGAGTGCGCCGCCAAAGAGGGGCTCAAGCCGCTTGCGACGGTCGTCGCCCACACCGCCATCGCCGTCGAGGCGAAAGATTTCCCGAAAACGCCGGGACTTGTCATCAATGAGCTGCTCCGCAAAACAGGAAAAACGGTCCACGACATTGCCTTGTTTGAAGTGAACGAAGCGTTTGCCGCTGTCGCATTGGCGGCCATTCAAATCGCCGGGCTTGACCCGGAAAAAGTAAACGTCAACGGCGGCGCCGTCGCCCTCGGCCATCCGATCGGCGCGAGCGGGGCGCGCATCATCCTCACGCTCATTTATGAGCTGAAACGCCGCGGCGGCGGCCTCGGCATCGCCGCCATCTGCAGCGGTGGCGGCCAAGGCGATGCCATCTTGGTCGAGGTATAA
- the icmF gene encoding fused isobutyryl-CoA mutase/GTPase IcmF, whose product MAHIYRPKHHVRFVTASSLFDGHDASINIMRRILQASGAEVIHLGHNRSVEEIVNAAIQEDVQGIAVSSYQGGHMEFFKYMYDLLQERGASHIRIYGGGGGVIIPREIKELHEYGIARIFSPEDGRRLGLQGMINVMLEECDFPTVTAVTDEVERLASGDVQAIARLITLCEYRAEGENKEAAAAAEAAIEQVKALEKRVPVLGITGTGGAGKSSLTDELVRRFLNEIPDIKIAILSVDPTKQKTGGALLGDRIRMNSINSPRVYMRSLATRHSRTELSPAIRDAISVVKAAGFDLVIIETSGIGQGDAAITEVCDVSMYVMTSEFGAPTQLEKIDMIDYADLIVINKFERKGSEDAKRQVQKQYQRSHQLFDRDVSEMPVYGTIASQFNDPGTNTLFVALVETINQKSGTNWRTSLKTVANVEKHNVIIPNERRYYLREIAETVRSYHRRAEQQVEAARRLFQIEGAIEAAKERGEAEDVIRALETLKADYEAKLTPESKRILATWEETKAKYAAKQFVTKVRDKEIVTELTTKTLSGLDIPKVVLPKFKDYGEILRWVYKENVPGSFPYTAGVFPFKRQGEDPKRQFAGEGTPERTNRRFHYLCKEDKAKRLSTAFDSVTLYGEDPDYRPDIFGKIGESGVSVCTLDDMKKLYKGFDLCDPLTSVSMTINGPAPILLAMFMNTAIDQQVEKKEAELGRPLTPEEYEQVKEWTLQTVRGTVQADILKEDQGQNTCIFSTDFALKMMGDIQEYFIKHRVRNYYSVSISGYHIAEAGANPITQLAFTLANGFTYVEYYLSRGMHIDDFAPNLSFFFSNGLDPEYSVIGRVARRIWAIVMREKYGANERSQKLKYHIQTSGRSLHAQEIDFNDIRTTLQALLAIYDNCNSLHTNAYDEAITTPTEESVRRAMAIQLIITKEFGLTKNENPLQGSFIIEELTDLVEEAVLQEFERLNDRGGVLGAMEMQYQRGKIQDESLYYETKKHSGELPIIGVNTFLNPNPPSEEELNNIQLARATYEEKETQIRNLREFQERNKDKAGPALERLKQVATSGGNIFEELMETVKTASLGQITRALYEVGGQYRRNM is encoded by the coding sequence ATGGCGCACATTTACCGCCCGAAGCATCACGTCCGCTTTGTGACTGCATCGAGCTTGTTTGACGGCCATGACGCCTCAATCAACATTATGCGCCGCATTTTGCAGGCGAGCGGCGCCGAGGTCATCCATTTGGGCCATAACCGCTCTGTGGAAGAGATTGTAAATGCCGCCATTCAGGAAGATGTGCAAGGGATTGCCGTTTCCTCGTATCAAGGCGGGCATATGGAATTTTTTAAATATATGTACGATCTTCTCCAAGAGCGGGGAGCATCCCACATCCGCATTTACGGCGGCGGGGGCGGCGTCATCATCCCGCGCGAGATCAAAGAGCTGCACGAATACGGCATCGCCCGCATTTTCTCGCCGGAAGACGGACGGCGCCTCGGTTTGCAAGGGATGATCAACGTCATGCTTGAGGAGTGCGATTTTCCGACCGTGACGGCGGTGACCGATGAAGTCGAACGGCTCGCGTCGGGTGATGTGCAGGCGATCGCCCGTCTCATTACGCTGTGCGAATATCGCGCCGAGGGGGAAAACAAAGAGGCGGCCGCGGCGGCGGAAGCGGCCATCGAACAAGTGAAGGCGCTCGAGAAGCGCGTCCCGGTGCTTGGCATCACCGGCACAGGCGGGGCAGGGAAAAGCTCGCTCACCGATGAGCTCGTCCGCCGCTTTTTAAACGAAATTCCGGATATCAAAATCGCGATCTTGTCCGTCGACCCGACGAAGCAAAAAACGGGCGGGGCGCTGTTGGGCGACCGCATCCGGATGAACTCGATCAACTCGCCGCGCGTTTACATGAGAAGCTTGGCGACGCGCCATTCCCGCACGGAACTGTCGCCGGCGATTCGCGACGCCATTTCGGTTGTCAAAGCGGCCGGATTTGATCTTGTCATCATTGAAACGAGCGGGATCGGCCAAGGCGACGCCGCCATTACCGAAGTGTGCGACGTGTCGATGTACGTCATGACAAGCGAGTTCGGCGCGCCGACGCAGCTTGAGAAAATCGACATGATCGATTATGCCGATTTGATTGTCATTAATAAATTCGAGCGCAAAGGGTCAGAAGACGCAAAACGGCAAGTGCAAAAACAATATCAGCGCAGCCATCAGCTGTTTGACCGCGATGTTTCGGAAATGCCGGTGTACGGCACAATCGCCAGCCAGTTTAACGACCCAGGCACGAATACGCTCTTTGTCGCGCTTGTGGAGACGATCAATCAAAAATCAGGAACGAATTGGAGAACAAGCTTGAAAACGGTCGCCAATGTCGAAAAGCATAATGTTATCATTCCGAACGAGCGCCGCTACTATTTGCGCGAAATCGCGGAAACGGTCCGTTCGTACCACCGCCGCGCCGAGCAGCAAGTCGAGGCGGCCCGACGCCTCTTCCAAATCGAAGGGGCCATCGAAGCGGCGAAGGAACGGGGCGAAGCGGAAGACGTCATCCGCGCGCTCGAGACGCTCAAAGCGGATTATGAGGCGAAATTGACGCCGGAATCGAAGCGCATTTTGGCGACATGGGAAGAAACGAAAGCGAAATATGCGGCAAAACAATTTGTCACGAAAGTGCGCGATAAAGAAATCGTGACTGAACTGACGACGAAAACGTTGTCCGGTTTGGACATTCCGAAAGTCGTTTTGCCGAAATTCAAAGACTACGGAGAGATTTTGCGTTGGGTGTATAAAGAAAACGTCCCTGGCTCGTTCCCGTATACGGCCGGCGTCTTCCCGTTCAAGCGCCAAGGGGAGGATCCGAAACGGCAGTTTGCCGGCGAAGGGACGCCGGAGCGCACGAACCGCCGCTTCCATTATTTGTGCAAAGAAGACAAGGCGAAGCGGCTCAGCACGGCGTTTGACTCCGTGACGCTCTATGGCGAAGACCCGGACTACCGGCCGGATATTTTCGGCAAAATCGGGGAAAGCGGCGTCAGCGTCTGCACGTTGGATGACATGAAAAAGCTGTACAAAGGGTTTGATTTGTGCGACCCGCTCACATCCGTGTCGATGACGATCAACGGCCCGGCTCCGATTTTGCTCGCGATGTTTATGAATACGGCGATCGACCAGCAAGTCGAGAAAAAGGAAGCCGAGCTTGGCCGCCCGCTCACGCCGGAAGAATATGAACAAGTGAAAGAATGGACGCTGCAAACGGTGCGCGGCACGGTGCAAGCCGACATTTTAAAAGAAGATCAAGGGCAAAATACGTGCATTTTCTCGACCGACTTCGCCTTAAAAATGATGGGCGACATTCAAGAGTATTTCATCAAGCACCGCGTTCGCAATTACTACTCGGTGTCGATTTCCGGCTACCATATCGCCGAGGCGGGGGCGAACCCGATCACGCAGCTGGCGTTTACGCTTGCGAACGGCTTTACGTATGTCGAGTATTACTTGAGCCGCGGCATGCACATTGACGATTTTGCGCCGAACTTGTCGTTTTTCTTCAGCAACGGCCTCGATCCGGAATATTCGGTCATCGGCCGCGTCGCCCGCCGCATTTGGGCGATTGTCATGCGCGAAAAATACGGCGCCAACGAACGGAGCCAAAAACTGAAATACCATATTCAAACGTCCGGCCGTTCGTTGCACGCCCAAGAAATCGATTTTAACGATATTCGCACGACACTGCAGGCGTTGTTGGCGATTTATGACAACTGCAACTCGCTGCATACGAACGCCTATGATGAAGCGATCACGACACCGACCGAAGAGTCGGTCCGTCGGGCGATGGCGATCCAGCTCATTATTACAAAAGAGTTTGGCTTGACCAAAAACGAAAACCCACTCCAAGGATCGTTCATCATTGAAGAGCTGACCGACTTGGTTGAAGAAGCGGTGCTGCAAGAGTTTGAGCGGTTAAATGACCGCGGCGGCGTGCTCGGTGCAATGGAAATGCAATACCAGCGCGGCAAAATTCAAGATGAATCGCTTTACTACGAAACGAAGAAACATAGCGGCGAACTGCCGATCATCGGCGTCAACACGTTCTTAAACCCGAATCCGCCGTCAGAGGAGGAACTGAACAACATCCAGCTCGCCCGGGCGACGTATGAAGAAAAAGAAACGCAAATCCGCAACTTGCGCGAATTCCAAGAGCGGAACAAAGACAAAGCCGGCCCGGCGCTTGAGCGGTTGAAGCAAGTGGCGACCAGCGGCGGCAACATTTTCGAAGAATTGATGGAAACGGTTAAAACGGCCAGCCTCGGGCAAATCACCCGCGCCTTGTACGAAGTCGGCGGACAATACCGGCGCAATATGTAA
- a CDS encoding heterodisulfide reductase-related iron-sulfur binding cluster has product MNALLVVNWLAFLFVTAYAIYLFAYVVKTRAIYIKLGKKVEFDHKIKERLRNIWVNVFGQKKLLKDKKSGLIHVVFFYGFILVQFGAIDFIIKGLAPGAHLPLGPLYAGFTFFQEIVTLLILIAVLAAFYRRYIEKLVRLKRDFKAGLVLIFIAGLMLSVLFGNGMSIIWHGEEAGWSEPVASLIAAMFSWVGETGAAVLFFIAWWVHLLILLTFLVYVPQSKHAHLIAAPINVFFSRLTRPKLAPINFEDEGQESFGVGKIEDFTQKQLIDLYACVECGRCTSMCPATGTGKMLSPMDLILKLRDHLTEKGAVVTSRAPWVPAFAFKNTRGNQLAFAAASEQAAAIEMPSLIGDVITEEEIWACTTCRNCEDQCPVMNEHVDKIIDLRRYLVLTEGRMNPDAQRAMTNIERQGNPWGLNRKERENWRELRDDVHVPTVKEAAKAGEEIEYLFWVGSMGSYDSRSQKIALAFAKLLNEAGVKFAILGNKEKNSGDTPRRLGNEFLFQELATNNIAEFEKAGVKKIVTIDPHAYNTFKNEYPDFGFEAEVYHHTELLAKLIEEGRLVPKHPVNERITFHDSCYLGRYNDVYDAPRKILRAIPGVELVEMERNRERGMCCGAGGGLMWMEETTGNRINVARTEQALAVNPTVISSGCPYCLTMLTDGTKAKEVEDRVSTYDVAELLAKSVFGEEKEEAAS; this is encoded by the coding sequence ATGAATGCCTTGTTGGTGGTGAACTGGCTCGCGTTTTTGTTTGTAACCGCTTACGCAATCTACTTGTTTGCGTATGTCGTAAAAACGCGGGCGATATACATCAAACTCGGCAAAAAAGTCGAGTTTGACCACAAAATAAAGGAGCGGCTGCGAAACATCTGGGTCAACGTGTTCGGCCAGAAAAAGCTGCTTAAGGACAAAAAAAGCGGACTGATCCACGTCGTCTTTTTCTATGGCTTTATTCTTGTCCAATTTGGCGCGATTGATTTCATCATCAAAGGGCTTGCGCCGGGGGCGCATTTGCCGCTTGGGCCGCTGTATGCGGGATTTACGTTTTTCCAAGAAATCGTCACCTTGCTCATTTTGATCGCGGTGCTCGCCGCCTTTTACCGCCGTTATATTGAAAAGCTTGTCCGTTTAAAGCGTGACTTCAAAGCTGGGCTTGTCCTCATCTTTATCGCCGGACTCATGCTGTCGGTGTTGTTCGGCAACGGGATGAGCATCATTTGGCACGGCGAAGAAGCGGGATGGAGCGAGCCGGTCGCCTCGCTCATCGCTGCCATGTTTTCATGGGTCGGCGAAACCGGAGCGGCGGTGCTCTTCTTTATCGCTTGGTGGGTGCATCTGTTGATTTTGCTGACGTTCCTTGTGTACGTGCCGCAATCGAAGCATGCCCATTTGATCGCTGCGCCGATCAACGTCTTTTTCAGCCGATTGACGCGGCCGAAGCTTGCGCCGATCAACTTTGAAGACGAGGGGCAAGAGTCGTTTGGCGTCGGCAAAATTGAAGATTTTACGCAAAAGCAGCTGATCGACTTGTACGCCTGTGTCGAGTGCGGCCGTTGCACAAGCATGTGTCCGGCGACCGGGACAGGGAAAATGTTGTCTCCGATGGACTTGATTTTAAAACTGCGCGACCATTTGACGGAAAAAGGGGCGGTGGTCACGTCCCGCGCGCCATGGGTGCCAGCGTTCGCTTTCAAAAACACAAGGGGCAATCAGCTCGCGTTCGCCGCGGCGTCGGAGCAGGCGGCGGCGATCGAAATGCCGAGCCTCATTGGCGATGTCATCACCGAAGAAGAGATTTGGGCCTGTACGACGTGCCGCAACTGTGAGGATCAATGTCCGGTCATGAATGAGCACGTTGATAAGATCATCGATTTGCGCCGCTACCTTGTCTTGACGGAAGGGAGAATGAATCCGGATGCGCAGCGGGCGATGACGAACATCGAGCGCCAAGGCAATCCGTGGGGCTTGAACCGAAAAGAACGGGAAAACTGGCGCGAGCTGCGCGATGATGTGCATGTGCCGACCGTCAAAGAAGCGGCGAAAGCGGGCGAAGAGATCGAGTACTTGTTCTGGGTCGGCTCGATGGGGTCGTATGACAGCCGGAGCCAAAAAATCGCCCTCGCTTTTGCCAAACTGCTGAACGAAGCGGGCGTCAAGTTTGCGATTTTAGGCAACAAGGAGAAAAACTCGGGCGATACGCCGCGCCGGTTAGGGAATGAATTTTTATTCCAAGAGTTGGCGACGAACAACATCGCTGAGTTTGAAAAAGCGGGCGTCAAGAAAATCGTGACGATCGACCCGCACGCCTACAACACGTTCAAAAACGAATACCCGGATTTTGGGTTCGAGGCGGAAGTGTATCATCATACCGAGCTGCTCGCCAAGCTCATCGAAGAAGGGCGGCTCGTGCCGAAACATCCGGTGAATGAACGCATTACGTTCCATGACTCGTGCTACTTAGGACGCTACAATGATGTCTATGACGCCCCAAGGAAAATTTTGCGCGCCATCCCGGGCGTCGAGCTTGTCGAAATGGAGCGCAACCGCGAACGCGGCATGTGCTGCGGCGCCGGCGGCGGCCTCATGTGGATGGAGGAGACGACCGGCAACCGGATCAACGTCGCCCGTACGGAGCAAGCGCTCGCCGTCAACCCGACGGTCATCAGCTCCGGCTGTCCGTACTGCTTGACCATGTTGACCGATGGAACGAAAGCCAAGGAAGTGGAAGACCGCGTCTCCACGTACGATGTTGCCGAACTGTTGGCGAAATCGGTGTTCGGGGAAGAAAAAGAGGAAGCCGCATCGTAA
- a CDS encoding acyl-CoA dehydrogenase, giving the protein MNFRLSEEHEMLRKMVREFAENEVAPTAAERDEEERFDRGIFNKMAELGLTGIPWPEEYGGIGGDYLAYVIAVEELSRVCASTGVTLSAHISLASWPIYKFGNEEQKRKYLRALATGEKLGAYALSEPGAGSDVASMKTRAVKDGDHYILNGSKVWITNGGEAEIYVVFAVTDPEKRHKGISAFIVEKGTPGFSFGKKEKKLGIRSSPTTELIFEDCRIPKENLLGQEGEGFKIAMMTLDGGRNGIAAQAVGIAQGALDAAVDYAKQRVQFGKPIIEQQGVAFKLADMATAIEAARLLTYQAAWLESNGLPYGKASAMAKLFAGDTAMKVTVEAVQIFGGNGYTKDYPVERFMRDAKITQIYEGTQEIQRLVISRMLTRN; this is encoded by the coding sequence ATGAACTTTCGATTGAGCGAAGAACATGAAATGCTGCGAAAAATGGTGCGCGAATTTGCCGAAAACGAAGTAGCGCCGACTGCCGCTGAACGCGACGAAGAAGAGCGGTTTGACCGCGGCATTTTCAACAAAATGGCTGAACTCGGGTTAACAGGCATTCCGTGGCCGGAAGAATACGGCGGCATTGGCGGCGATTATTTAGCCTATGTCATCGCGGTTGAGGAGCTGTCGCGCGTCTGTGCCTCGACCGGGGTGACGCTCTCCGCGCATATATCGCTCGCCAGCTGGCCGATTTACAAGTTCGGCAACGAAGAACAAAAGCGGAAGTATTTGCGCGCCTTAGCGACTGGGGAAAAACTTGGGGCATATGCTCTGTCCGAGCCGGGGGCGGGGTCGGATGTCGCCTCGATGAAAACGCGTGCGGTAAAAGACGGGGATCATTACATTTTAAACGGTTCAAAAGTATGGATCACCAACGGCGGCGAAGCGGAAATTTACGTCGTGTTTGCCGTGACCGATCCGGAAAAGCGGCATAAAGGGATCAGCGCCTTTATCGTGGAAAAAGGAACGCCGGGCTTTTCGTTCGGCAAAAAAGAAAAGAAACTCGGCATTCGTTCGTCGCCGACGACGGAGCTCATTTTTGAAGACTGCCGCATTCCGAAAGAAAACTTGCTCGGTCAAGAAGGAGAAGGGTTTAAAATCGCCATGATGACGCTCGATGGCGGTCGCAACGGCATCGCCGCCCAAGCGGTCGGCATTGCCCAGGGCGCGCTGGATGCGGCGGTGGACTATGCGAAACAGCGCGTCCAGTTCGGCAAACCGATCATCGAGCAGCAAGGGGTCGCCTTCAAGCTCGCTGACATGGCGACGGCCATTGAAGCGGCGCGGCTCTTGACCTATCAAGCGGCATGGTTGGAGTCGAATGGCTTGCCGTACGGCAAAGCATCCGCCATGGCGAAACTGTTTGCCGGCGACACGGCGATGAAAGTGACGGTCGAGGCGGTGCAAATTTTCGGCGGCAACGGCTACACGAAAGACTACCCGGTCGAGCGGTTTATGCGCGACGCGAAGATTACGCAAATTTACGAAGGAACGCAAGAAATCCAGCGCCTTGTCATTTCGCGCATGTTGACACGCAATTAA
- a CDS encoding 3-hydroxybutyryl-CoA dehydrogenase encodes MDVKTIMVVGAGQMGSGIAQVCAVAGYQVFLYDISEAQLDKGIANIEKGLARQVEKGKMTAADKDAALVRLARSTDLHAAAEADLVIEAVVENMDVKTKLFAELDALARPETILASNTSSLPITEIAATTKRPEKVIGMHFMNPVPVMKLVEIIRGLATADDVYETIEAVARKLGKVPVEVNDFPGFISNRVLMPMINEAIYALYEGVATKEAIDEVMKLGMNHPMGPLTLADFIGLDTCLYIMETLHEGFGDDKYRPCPLLRKYVKAGWLGRKTGRGFYTYE; translated from the coding sequence ATGGATGTGAAAACAATCATGGTCGTCGGCGCCGGACAGATGGGGTCAGGAATCGCTCAAGTGTGCGCCGTCGCCGGCTATCAAGTGTTTTTGTACGACATTAGCGAGGCACAGTTGGACAAAGGAATCGCCAACATCGAAAAAGGGCTCGCCCGCCAAGTGGAAAAAGGAAAAATGACAGCGGCGGACAAAGACGCAGCGCTCGTGCGGCTTGCCCGCTCGACCGACTTGCATGCCGCCGCTGAAGCGGATCTTGTCATTGAAGCGGTCGTCGAAAACATGGACGTGAAAACAAAGCTGTTCGCCGAGCTCGATGCGCTCGCCCGCCCGGAGACGATTTTAGCGTCGAACACGTCGTCGCTGCCGATTACGGAAATTGCCGCTACAACGAAACGGCCAGAGAAAGTGATCGGCATGCACTTTATGAACCCGGTGCCGGTGATGAAGCTCGTCGAAATTATCCGCGGTTTGGCGACGGCTGATGACGTGTATGAAACGATCGAAGCCGTGGCCCGCAAGCTCGGCAAAGTGCCGGTCGAAGTGAACGACTTTCCGGGCTTTATTTCGAACCGCGTCCTCATGCCGATGATCAACGAAGCGATTTATGCCTTGTACGAAGGGGTGGCGACCAAAGAAGCCATCGATGAAGTGATGAAGCTCGGCATGAACCATCCGATGGGTCCGCTGACGCTCGCTGATTTTATCGGGCTCGATACGTGCTTATACATTATGGAAACGCTTCATGAGGGGTTCGGGGATGACAAATACCGCCCATGCCCGCTCTTGCGCAAATATGTGAAAGCCGGCTGGCTCGGCCGCAAGACAGGCCGCGGATTTTACACGTATGAATAA
- a CDS encoding acyl-CoA dehydrogenase, with the protein MEFRFNEEQEMMRQMVREFAAAEIAPFVERMEQGEFPRPILAKMAELGLMGITVPEQYGGAGMDFVSYIIAIHEISKVSPTVGVILSVHTSVGTNPILYFGTEEQKQKYVTKLARGEYLGAFCLTEPSAGSDAKSLKTKAVRRGDRYILNGSKIFITNGGEADTYIVFARTNLEEAGSRGISAFIVEKGTPGMSIGKDEKKMGLHGSRTVTITFEDAEVPAENLLGQEGEGFKIAMANLDVGRIGIAAQALGIAEAAVEHAVAYAKERVQFGKPIIEQQGVAFKLADMATAAEAAKWLVYRAAWLRAQGLPCGKEASMAKLFASQTAMDNAIEAVQIFGGNGYTKDYPVERLFRDAKITQIYEGTSEIQRIVISKHL; encoded by the coding sequence ATGGAATTTCGCTTCAACGAAGAGCAGGAAATGATGCGGCAAATGGTGCGCGAGTTCGCCGCGGCGGAGATTGCCCCATTTGTCGAGCGTATGGAACAAGGAGAGTTTCCGCGCCCGATTTTAGCGAAAATGGCGGAACTCGGTCTCATGGGCATCACCGTGCCCGAACAATACGGCGGCGCGGGTATGGACTTTGTTTCGTACATCATCGCCATTCATGAAATTTCGAAAGTGAGTCCGACCGTCGGTGTCATCTTATCAGTGCATACGTCGGTCGGCACGAATCCGATCTTGTATTTCGGCACTGAAGAGCAGAAACAAAAATACGTGACAAAGCTCGCCCGAGGTGAGTACTTGGGGGCGTTTTGCCTTACTGAACCGAGCGCCGGCTCGGACGCAAAAAGCTTGAAGACAAAAGCGGTGCGCCGCGGCGATCGCTATATCTTGAACGGATCGAAAATTTTCATCACCAACGGCGGAGAGGCGGATACGTACATCGTCTTCGCCCGCACGAATCTGGAAGAAGCCGGAAGCCGCGGCATTTCCGCGTTTATTGTGGAAAAAGGGACGCCGGGGATGTCGATCGGCAAAGATGAGAAGAAGATGGGGCTGCATGGGTCGCGAACGGTGACCATTACGTTTGAAGATGCCGAAGTGCCGGCGGAAAATTTGCTCGGTCAAGAAGGAGAAGGATTTAAAATCGCAATGGCCAACCTTGACGTCGGTCGGATCGGTATTGCTGCCCAAGCGCTCGGCATCGCGGAGGCGGCAGTCGAACATGCAGTCGCCTACGCGAAAGAGCGGGTGCAGTTTGGCAAACCGATCATCGAGCAGCAAGGCGTCGCTTTCAAGCTTGCCGATATGGCAACGGCGGCTGAAGCGGCGAAATGGCTCGTCTATCGCGCCGCTTGGCTGCGCGCGCAAGGGCTGCCGTGCGGAAAAGAGGCGTCGATGGCGAAGCTCTTCGCTTCACAAACCGCGATGGACAATGCCATCGAGGCGGTGCAAATTTTCGGCGGCAACGGCTACACGAAAGACTACCCGGTCGAACGATTGTTCCGTGACGCGAAAATTACGCAAATTTACGAAGGAACGAGCGAAATTCAGCGCATCGTTATCAGCAAACATTTGTAG